CGACGACTACGCCTCTATGCAGGAGGTGCTGCGCCGCAGACTCCAACGGGCCGCAGACGGGGATGAGAAATTTCTGCCCCTGCCGGACGTGTTTTTGATCGACGGCGGCGAGACCCATGCTAAGGCCGCGCTGATGGTAGCGGAAGAGTTTGGGATCACCATACCAATCTTTGGCATGGTGAAAGACGACCGCCACAGGACCCGGGCGCTGGTGACGCCGGAGGGCGAGGAAATTGGCATTGCAGGCAACCAGGCGGTATTTTCCCTGATCGGGCAGATTCAGGAGGAGACCCACCGTTTTGCCATCACCTATCACCACGAGAGCCACAGTAAAAGCGCCACCCGTTCCGTGCTGGACGGCATCCCCGGAGTGGGTCCTAAGCGGCGGGAGGCTTTGCGCAAACATTTCAGCACCATCCGGGCTATCCGGGAGGCAGACGTGGATACCCTGGCGGCGGTGGTGCCCCGGGACACGGCGGAGGCGGTTTGGCGGCATTTTCACGAGAAATGAGATAGCTTATGCTCTGGACGTGGATTCCCGGGCTTGGGGAAGCCTTTACTGCAAGAGACCAGGGGAGGGAGCTGCGGCTCCCTCCCCTGGGTGGTTTTTAAATTTTTACGGGTTCCGCCGCTTAGAGAGGACTTGGCCCACCCGAATAAACGCCCAAAGCGCAAGGAAAATTATAACGAAACGCCCCATCAGTGCCTGCCACACCGGGGGGAATCCGGGCTCCCCATAGGGAAACCCCACACTGCCGCTCAAAAACAGCATGGCGGTGAGAATCAGGGCCCCCGGAAGCGCCCGCAGAGCCGCATGGTTCCGGGACAGAGCATGGTCCACCCCCAGGAATGCCAGCAGGCAGACAAAATCAATCACAAAAATTTTGATAAGCTGCACCCATATTGGCGGGGGCACAGAGTCACCGAATGGATAGCGCACGCCGCCAAAAAACGCGATTCCAGCAAGAATCAGGGCACCCAGAAACGCCCGCGCGGCCGTCTGATCGTCTTTCATAAAAACGCCCCCATGAAGCCGGTGCAAAGCTTCAGTCTCCCGTATTGATTCTTCCAGTATGGAACTATTTTATAGAAAATTGCCTGGAAAGTCAACTCCACCCTGCCGGTTTGAAACGGCTTCAAAAAGTATGAAGCCGTTCCTGGGAAAACCGGTAATCATCTGTTGGCGGTGTGTCTATAGAAACGAAAACGGGGGAGGGACTTGGGCCCTCCCCCATCTGACTCAGGATTCTGCCGGCAGCTGAAAGGTGAACCAGGCCGCCTTGTCGTCATAGTGCTCGTTGGGCACCCAGAAAGCCGTCCGGTCCGTCAAGTTATAAACAACGCTGTGCACTGTGCAGCTGTTGGCGTCGTCGTTATTCCAGGAGCGCCTGCCCACACTGGCGAGAATGTCCATGGCGGCCTGCTCGTCGGCCACCACGCCGTCCGTTTTGGAAAGCTCTTCACAGAGTTTTTCGTAACGGTCGTAGCCAGAACGGTGCTCAGCCTCGCCGTAGTATCCGGGCTGGATGATAAAGTTTGTGATCCATTGATAGTCCGCCGCCGCCTCGGCCTGCCCGATGTAGTCGTCGCTATCGTTGTAAGTGACCACCAGCTCCCGGGCGGAGCCGTCATTGTCAGTGGCGTCCGTCCCGTTCACCCACTCAAGAATGGCGCTGCGGCCGCTGGCATCCGCTACCATGTAGTGATAGGAGGTCATGGCCGAATCATGGAGGTCATAGGAGGCGGCGATCTCCACCGCCTCCTCCACGTTGTCAGCGTAGTCCAGAATCAAGCGCAGCAGCGTGGTAGAGGTCAGGTCGGGCCGGTCGGTGTTCTGATCTGTGGCCACGGCCTCCGCCCCCTGATAGGACATGTAGATGCCGCAGCTCACACCGGCATCATTCATACCATCCAAAGGCGTGTAGGGCGCGGCGAGACAGGTGATTTTGTCCATCAGGCCCTCAAGGTCCGCGTCCACGCCAATGCCCAGGAACTGCAGGTCCGTGGTGGAGATGGTGGCGTGGCGGTCTCCGCCGCCTTCAGTAAAGACCAAGCAGGTATTGGTCTTGGAGAAGTCGTAGTTCCGGCCAAAGAGCCGATCCCCCTCCGGGGTTTGCGCGGTGAAGGAGGAACAGGCAATCTCCGGAGCGCTGATGCCCATGTCCAAGAGCCCTTTGGTGATGTGGGAGGTAATAAAGGCGATCAGCTCGCTGTCACTTTGGACGCCGCCCTGCTCTAAAAATTCCTCCAGATAGAACCCGCCGCTGACCTCCATCTTGTAGACGGACCCGTCCAGGTGGGTGTCATCCCGGGTACGAATCTGCTCTAGACTCATAAGGGTAGAAAGCTCATGGTGCCAGATGGCATATACGGCGATGCTCAGAACCAGAGCAAGACCGATCAGAAGGGCCGTGATGCCCAAAAGGAGACGCCGCAGAGGGCGTCTGGTTTTGGTGGATTCCATGCTTTGATAACTCCTCTCAGAATATAACCGATGGTTCGCCGGAAAGAAGCTCACCGCAGAAACAGCCGCAGCAGCTTCTCGTACCGCCCCCGGTTGTAGGGCTGGTAGCGCATGGGCAGGTCCATCCAGGTCTTTTTGTCCACCATGCTTTTGCGGTGGGAGAAGGCCTCGAAGCCCGCCCGGCCGTGGTAGGCCCCCATGCCGCTCTCCCCCACGCCGCCAAAGCCCATCTCGCTGGTGGCCAGATGGATGATGGTGTCGTTGACGCATCCGCCGCCATAGGCGCAGCGCTCCATGACGGCGCGGATGCGGGCGCGGTTCTCAGAGAAGAGATACAGCGCCAGAGGTTTTGGCCGGACAGCCAGCAGGGGATAGATATCCTCGAAGGAATCGACGGTCAGGACCGGCAAGATTGGCCCGAAGATCTCCTCCTGCATCACCGGGTCCTCCCAGGTGACGGCGTCCATCACCGTGGGGGCGATTTGTAACGTCTCCCGGCAAATCTCTCCACCGTGGACAATTTTGGACTGATCCAGCAGGCCGCACAGCCGGTCAAAGTGTTTTTCGTTGACGATATGCCCATAGTCGGGATTTGAAAGAGGAGGGTCCCCGTACTGAAGGCGAATCTGGGTTTGCAGCTCAGCTACCAGGGCGTCTTTTATGGACGCCTCACAGAGAATATAGTCCGGCGCCACGCAAGTCTGGCCGCAGTTGAGATATTTTCCAAAAACAATCCGCTTCGCGGCCAGGCGGAGGTTCGCGGTGCAGTCCACGATGCAGGGACTCTTGCCACCCAGCTCCAGCACAGTGGGGGTCAGATGTTCCGCCGCGCGGCGCAGCACCTCCCGCCCCACGCTCTGACTGCCGGTGAAAAAGATGAGGTCATACTTTTTTTCCAGGAGCGCGGCGTTCTCCGCCCGCCCGCCAGTGACCACCGTCACATACTCCGGGGGAAAGCACTCTGTGAGCAGCTCGTCAATGACTTGGCTTGTGGCGGGAGAATAGGCGCTGGGCTTGACGATGGCCGTGTTGCCCGCGGCGATAGCGTCCGCCAGTGGGTCCAAGGTCAAAAGAAGGGGGTAGTTCCAGGGGCTCATAATCAACACGTTCCCATAAGGGGAGGGCGAGAGATAGCTGGACGCGGCGAACTGGGCCAAGGGCGTGGGGACATGCCGCCGCTTGGCAAAGCGCCGGGTGTGACGGATGAGGTAGCCGAGCTCGCTCAGCACCAGCCCGATTTCGCACATGTAACCCTCGTAGCCGCTCTTGCCGAGGTCTGCGGTCAGGGCCTTGCTGATATCGGGCTCCCGACGGCGGACAGTCTCCCGCAGCCGCTGGAGCATGGCAATCCGGAACTCCACCGGGAGAGTTGCCCCGCTTAAAAAGTACTGGCGCTGGCTCTCAAGGAGCTGGTCAATGGCTTTGGCGTCCATAGCTTCCTCCGATCTGCAGCTTTATAGTAGAAGACCTCCAGAGCTTCCGCGTCCAGAAGCCTGGGCACGGGATAGAGGGGGTTGGCTTCCTTTGCGGCGTATTGGGCCAGATGGGGGATATCCTCCTCCCGGATGCCCTCCAGCGTCTGGGGAATGTTCATGCGCTGGTTCATCTGTCGGATGGCCTCAATGAATTTTATAGCACCTGCGGCGAGGGAGTCAGCCGGAGAGCAGACGCCTGCCGCCACCGCCAGATCATGGAGCTTGCGGTAGATGCAGGGGCCGTAGACCTCCAAGACGATGGGCAGCAGCACGGCGTTGGCAAGGCCGTGGGGAATGTTGTACCGCCCGCCCAGCGAGTGGGCCACCGCGTGGACATAGCCCACATAGGACTTGGAAAAGGATCGCCCCGCCAGAAATGCCGCCGTCAGCATGTGCTCCCGGGCTTGGATGTTATTCCCATGTTCATAGGCGTTCTCCAGGTTTTCAAAGATCAGCCGGACGGCCTCCAGCGCATCGGCTCGGGTGGAGGCCGTGGTAGAGCGGCCGATGTAGGCCTCCACCGCGTGGGTCAGGGCATCCATGCCGGTTGTGGCAGTCATGGCGGGAGGCAGGCTCCGGGTGTTCTCCACGTCCAGCACCGCCACCCTGGGGATCAGGGGAAAGTCGTTGATGGGAAACTTGTGGCCGCTCTCACTGTCCGTGATGACGGAGGCCAGCGTGACCTCACTGCCGGTGCCCGCCGTGGTGGGGACCGCGATCAGCAGCGGGATGCGCCGCAGCACCCGCAGAATCCCTTTCATACTGCGGATGGGTGTTTTCGGTCGCGCGATCCGCGCGCCTACCGCTTTGGCGCAGTCAATGGCGGAGCCGCCGCCAAAGCCGATCAGGGCGCCGCAGCTCTCCTTCAAATAGAGCGCGCGGGCCTCCTCCACATTCTGAATGGTGGGATTGGAGACGGTCCTGCTGTAAACTGTGCATCGGATGTTTTGTTCCGCCAGGTGCCGCTCCAATGGCTCGGTCATACCCAGAGCATAGAGGGGACCGTCGGTGATCAGCAGTACGTGGTCCACGCCGTTTTGCCGCAGCTCTGCCGGCACCTCCGCCACGGTCCGCAGAATTTTAGGGTCCCGGTAAGGAAGAAAGGGGATCGCCAGCCGCAGCACTGACTGAAAGATGCGGCAATAGAGTTGATGGAAAGGATTCATCTTACTTCACCTCTTTTCAGCACAGCGTGTGCTGAAAAATTTTATGGGCCGACTTTTTATAATTTCAGCACACACTGTGCTGAAATTACAAAGAAACCGCCCCCTCACGGAGCATCGGGGACAGGCCGCAGCCCATCCAGCAAAATACCGAAGCTATATTTGAAGGCCGCCGCGGCTTGCGCCACCGGCAGCTTCCGGCCCAGCGCATCAGCGTTGAAGCCGCGGATGAAGCACCAGATGGAGTAGCTCATGATGTCCGAATCCACGTCCCGAAGATAGCCCCGGGCCTTACCAAATTCAATGAGACGCTTGATCTCCTCTGTCCACCAGGCATAGTTGTCGTGGGAGACAGAGTCGCTCTCAAAGACGTACTGGCTGAACTGCCGTTTGCATTCGTAGGACATGACCAGCGTGTTCTCCACGATGTCCAATACCTGCTGGAAGAAGTCCTGCTCCGGATCGAACTTCGCAACAAGGCTCTCCCGGATTTTCAGGACGGTGTTGGCGTACACAATGTCCAGCACTTCGGCGGCGTTGTGGAAGCGGTTGTAAAAGACCCGGTTGCTGATTCCCAGCGCCCGCAGGATGCTCCGTACCGTGACGCTCTCCGCGCCCGATGTGCGGGCAATCTGCTCTGCAGCCGCGATGATTCTCCGAGACATCTCGTCGGAAATGAGATCCATGGCAGTCTCCCCAATCCGCATTATTTTTTTAGATGCGTTGGCAAGTATATCACAGCACAGCCGGTTTGCCAAGGCACAAAAGAGGAATTTTCCGCCGCTTTTTCCAGGCGTTTTACAGTAAATATGATGAAAAGCAGCCGTGAGGTGTCAGTGGAACGGGAAATTTCTTAATCTGCGGTGCCAGAGGGCTGTAAGCCGTCCCAGCGCCACGTCCAGCAGCAGGAATGTGAGATTCGCCAGCACCAGCATCATCACCGTCAGCACCGGTGAGAGGCCCGCCAGGTCGGTGGCGGGCCCCATGAGCTTTAGCAGCAGGCCGTATAGCAGGGCGATCAGCGCACTGCACAGGAGGACCTTGGCTGCCAGCCGTGTCAGGGGAGAAGTCATGCGGGCGATGCGGGGACGCAGAATTGGGTACCAGCCAAAAAAGAGCATGACCATCGCCATCTCCCGGTCCGCAGCCAGCAGTAGTGCCAACAGGGATGTTGCGGCCCAGGCGATTCCCGCCGCCCGTGGACCGCATTCCTCTAAAACCGGCAGCAACGCCGCCATAGCCAGCACCGGCGCGCAGAAAGTCGCCAGAGGGAGCAGCCCCCCCCAGCAGCAGAATGACCACGGCCAGAGCGGTCAGCATCCCGCACAGGGCCATCCGGCGGCTGGCGTTCATTCGGGAATCTCCTGATAACGCAGCTTATAGTAGCTCCAGCACCGCCACTGACGCAGAGAATCCTCCAGCGCGTCGGGCACAGCACCAGCGTCCAGGGGAGAAACTGTGCTGCCGTCAGCGAGCACACAGGTCTGTTTCTGCACCACCGGCGATACGCGGCGCAGCGCATTCAAGAAGGCAAACCAAGGCGTCTCCTCCCCGCGGCCCGTCAGTTCCAGCACCGCCGCGCCGAGGAAGCTGGCAGAGATCGTCTCCGGCAGGTCCAGGGCTTCCACCGCCGCATCCCAGTCCAGGGTTTCTGCCGCCGCATCGTTGGCCCAAATCACATAGGGGGTCTCATAGGAGCGCAAGGCGTCCCAATCTGCCTCCTGGGTCAGTCCCAGAGCCTGATAACCTAGTTGGTTGTCCCCCAGATAGGGCAGATGGTCTCCGAAGTATACCAGCACCACCGGCTCCTCTTGCGCGGAAAAGGTATCTACCAAGCGGCCCAGCATGGCGTCGGCGTCCCGGACGCCCTCCGCGTAAACCCGCAGCATGGTCTCCACCTCATCCGAGACGGAGATCGTCAGGGGCACCGGCGGGAATTCATAACCCTCGCCGTATTTGTCGGCGGTATAGGACATGTGGTTCTGGATGGTGGTGGTGTAGTGGAACAGCAGCTCCCCGGCGGAGACGGCCGAATCCAGTTCATTGGTGATGAGGTCCGACATGTAGTCATCCGTGACCCAGCGGCCCTTGTATTCGACGGCCTCCATCTCATCGGCAAAGAGGGTGCGCTCCGCGCCCAGCCAGCGGTAGACATTCTCCCGGTTGTAAAACCAGTCGTCGCCGGGGTGGAAAAAAGAGGTGGCGTAGCCGTCAGCGTCAAAGACCCGGAACAGGCTCTCCAGATTCCGGTTCACCACCCGGAAAGAAGAGGTGGTGGACGCGGAGAGAGCATTGGTCTGTATGCCGGTGAGCACGTCGAACTCCGTGTTGGCGGTGCCGCCGGCAAATCCGGGAACCACCAGATGCCCGGAGAGGGCGTGGGGGTCTGCCTCCAGCGCATGGAGGTTTGAAAGAGGGTCGTCCTCTTCCCCATAGTCAAACGCCGGGGAGTCGGTGAGGTCGGAGAAGGCCTCGTTCATCACCATGACCACATGGACGTCCTTGCCCTGGCCGGCTGTGGAGGGGGCGCTCTCCCAGGCCTCCGCCTCCGAGCGGGAAAAGCCCTCCGGCCTGTCTACGGGATAGGTGGTAAACTGGTGGCAGAAGCAGTAGGGAAAGCCCAGCTCATTGAACACGGAGGGGATATAGTAGGCGTTGGACACCCGGAAGGAATTGTAGAGATCGTTGGAGGCGTAGACCGTGACAATCAGCCCCGCCAACACTGCGATACTGGCGGCGCATCCCAGAAGCCGCCCCAGCCAGCCCCGCAGCCGCGCCAGGGGGAAGGGCTGTCCGCCGATGAAAACGCCCAGAGTCACCAGCAGCGCCGTGATGCCCACCACTACCGCGATGGCCGCCACTGGGTAGGAGATGGTGTAGCTGTTCATGGCCTGCCCCACCTCTTTGAGAAGAGCAAAGTCCCGGGGAAAAACCGGCTCGTCCCGAACCTCGATCTTGATCCGGTTGGCGATGGACAGGGCGCACACGAGAAAATTCGTGATTGCCGCGCCGAAGAACACATTTCGGAATAAACAAGCAAAAGCCAGCAGTACAAGGCCCACCGGCAGGGCGTTGAGCACAATCAGCAGCGGCTGGGCCCGGAAGACGGAGAGCACAGAGCGCAGAGCGTTGGGCTGGCACCACAGCGCCAGCAGCGTGATGCCCCCCGCCAGCAAAACCGCCGCCGTTAACGAGCCCCACAGCGGAAGGGAGAATTTTTGAAAACGTC
This genomic window from Pusillibacter faecalis contains:
- a CDS encoding LTA synthase family protein, which encodes MRRFQKFSLPLWGSLTAAVLLAGGITLLALWCQPNALRSVLSVFRAQPLLIVLNALPVGLVLLAFACLFRNVFFGAAITNFLVCALSIANRIKIEVRDEPVFPRDFALLKEVGQAMNSYTISYPVAAIAVVVGITALLVTLGVFIGGQPFPLARLRGWLGRLLGCAASIAVLAGLIVTVYASNDLYNSFRVSNAYYIPSVFNELGFPYCFCHQFTTYPVDRPEGFSRSEAEAWESAPSTAGQGKDVHVVMVMNEAFSDLTDSPAFDYGEEDDPLSNLHALEADPHALSGHLVVPGFAGGTANTEFDVLTGIQTNALSASTTSSFRVVNRNLESLFRVFDADGYATSFFHPGDDWFYNRENVYRWLGAERTLFADEMEAVEYKGRWVTDDYMSDLITNELDSAVSAGELLFHYTTTIQNHMSYTADKYGEGYEFPPVPLTISVSDEVETMLRVYAEGVRDADAMLGRLVDTFSAQEEPVVLVYFGDHLPYLGDNQLGYQALGLTQEADWDALRSYETPYVIWANDAAAETLDWDAAVEALDLPETISASFLGAAVLELTGRGEETPWFAFLNALRRVSPVVQKQTCVLADGSTVSPLDAGAVPDALEDSLRQWRCWSYYKLRYQEIPE
- a CDS encoding aldehyde dehydrogenase, with amino-acid sequence MDAKAIDQLLESQRQYFLSGATLPVEFRIAMLQRLRETVRRREPDISKALTADLGKSGYEGYMCEIGLVLSELGYLIRHTRRFAKRRHVPTPLAQFAASSYLSPSPYGNVLIMSPWNYPLLLTLDPLADAIAAGNTAIVKPSAYSPATSQVIDELLTECFPPEYVTVVTGGRAENAALLEKKYDLIFFTGSQSVGREVLRRAAEHLTPTVLELGGKSPCIVDCTANLRLAAKRIVFGKYLNCGQTCVAPDYILCEASIKDALVAELQTQIRLQYGDPPLSNPDYGHIVNEKHFDRLCGLLDQSKIVHGGEICRETLQIAPTVMDAVTWEDPVMQEEIFGPILPVLTVDSFEDIYPLLAVRPKPLALYLFSENRARIRAVMERCAYGGGCVNDTIIHLATSEMGFGGVGESGMGAYHGRAGFEAFSHRKSMVDKKTWMDLPMRYQPYNRGRYEKLLRLFLR
- a CDS encoding TetR/AcrR family transcriptional regulator — encoded protein: MDLISDEMSRRIIAAAEQIARTSGAESVTVRSILRALGISNRVFYNRFHNAAEVLDIVYANTVLKIRESLVAKFDPEQDFFQQVLDIVENTLVMSYECKRQFSQYVFESDSVSHDNYAWWTEEIKRLIEFGKARGYLRDVDSDIMSYSIWCFIRGFNADALGRKLPVAQAAAAFKYSFGILLDGLRPVPDAP
- a CDS encoding linear amide C-N hydrolase, which translates into the protein MESTKTRRPLRRLLLGITALLIGLALVLSIAVYAIWHHELSTLMSLEQIRTRDDTHLDGSVYKMEVSGGFYLEEFLEQGGVQSDSELIAFITSHITKGLLDMGISAPEIACSSFTAQTPEGDRLFGRNYDFSKTNTCLVFTEGGGDRHATISTTDLQFLGIGVDADLEGLMDKITCLAAPYTPLDGMNDAGVSCGIYMSYQGAEAVATDQNTDRPDLTSTTLLRLILDYADNVEEAVEIAASYDLHDSAMTSYHYMVADASGRSAILEWVNGTDATDNDGSARELVVTYNDSDDYIGQAEAAADYQWITNFIIQPGYYGEAEHRSGYDRYEKLCEELSKTDGVVADEQAAMDILASVGRRSWNNDDANSCTVHSVVYNLTDRTAFWVPNEHYDDKAAWFTFQLPAES
- a CDS encoding iron-containing alcohol dehydrogenase yields the protein MNPFHQLYCRIFQSVLRLAIPFLPYRDPKILRTVAEVPAELRQNGVDHVLLITDGPLYALGMTEPLERHLAEQNIRCTVYSRTVSNPTIQNVEEARALYLKESCGALIGFGGGSAIDCAKAVGARIARPKTPIRSMKGILRVLRRIPLLIAVPTTAGTGSEVTLASVITDSESGHKFPINDFPLIPRVAVLDVENTRSLPPAMTATTGMDALTHAVEAYIGRSTTASTRADALEAVRLIFENLENAYEHGNNIQAREHMLTAAFLAGRSFSKSYVGYVHAVAHSLGGRYNIPHGLANAVLLPIVLEVYGPCIYRKLHDLAVAAGVCSPADSLAAGAIKFIEAIRQMNQRMNIPQTLEGIREEDIPHLAQYAAKEANPLYPVPRLLDAEALEVFYYKAADRRKLWTPKPLTSSLRASASTF